From a region of the Narcine bancroftii isolate sNarBan1 chromosome 5, sNarBan1.hap1, whole genome shotgun sequence genome:
- the trnt1 gene encoding CCA tRNA nucleotidyltransferase 1, mitochondrial isoform X1, with translation MWSRALRVGFVNGAWRRSLFTMQLKTVEFESLFTDGLKCVAELFVQSNHELRIAGGAVRDLLSGKQPEDVDFATTATPESMKELFQAAGIRMINNKGEKHGTITARVHNQNFEITTLRVDVATDGRHAEVQFTTDWQTDAERRDLTINSMFLGLDGTLYDYFNGHEDLKNKKIRFVGDPSHRIQEDYLRIMRYFRFYGRIAKELGDHDPKTLKSIKQHAKGMAGISGERIWFELKKMLVGNHVAHLLALMYELDVAQYIGLPVIEGNLEELNKVCNNVQHHAPKPMTVLSALFRTQDDVLRLDLRLKISKEEKQLGLFLVKYRRDLLKADGSDPLKPYRDFVIDSREPDMQNKVCELLKYQGEEKLLKEMEQWTMPRFPVSGHDLRRIGIISGKEIGTMLQELRDTWKRSGYLMDKEELLSIVKNP, from the exons ATGTGGAGTCGGGCGCTGCGCGTCGGCTTCGTGAACGGGGCTTGGCGGCGAAGCTTGTTCACCATGCAGTTGAAGACGGTGGAGTTCGAGTCGCTGTTTACTGACGGCCTGAAGTGCGTGGCAG AATTGTTCGTTCAAAGCAACCATGAGTTGAGGATAGCGGGCGGTGCCGTGAGGGACTTGTTAAGCGGGAAGCAGCCAGAAGATGTGGACTTCGCCACCACGGCCACCCCCGAAAGCATGAAAGAGTTGTTCCAAGCTGCTGGCATTCGGATGATCAACAACAAAGGGGAGAAGCATGGCACCATTACTGCAAGA GTGCATAATCAGAACTTTGAGATTACTACATTGCGAGTTGATGTTGCCACAGATGGAAGGCATGCTGAAGTACAGTTCACAACAGATTGGCAGACAGATGCAGAACGAAGAGATCTCACAATCAACTCAATGTTTTTAG GCCTTGATGGTACTTTGTATGATTACTTCAATGGCCATGAGGATCTGAAAAACAAGAAAATTCGATTTGTTGGTGATCCATCACACAGGATACAAGAAGATTATTTGAGAATAATGCGATATTTTAG GTTTTATGGCAGAATTGCCAAAGAATTGGGAGACCATGATCCCAAGACCCTGAAGTCGATAAAGCAACATGCAAAGGGCATGGCTGGAATTTCAGGGGAAAGAATCTGGTTTGAGCTGAAAAAAATGCTAGTTGGAAACCATGTTGCACACCTTCTCGCTCTAATGTATGAACTGGATGTAGCCCAGTATATTG GATTGCCAGTCATTGAGGGCAACCTGGAAGAACTAAACAAGGTGTGCAACAATGTGCAACATCACGCTCCAAAGCCCATGACAGTTCTCTCAGCACTGTTTCGAACACAAGATGATGTTCTCAGACTTGACTTGCGATTAAAAATTTCAAAAGAAGAAAAACAACTTGGTTTATTCCTAGTTAAGTATCGAAGAGATTTGTTGAAGGCAGATGGCTCTGATCCACTAAAACCTTACAGAGATTTCGTCATTgat TCCAGAGAACCAGATATGCAAAACAAAGTGTGTGAATTGCTGAAGTACCAAGGAGAGGAGAAATTACTGAAGGAAATGGAACAGTGGACTATGCCACGCTTTCCTGTTAGTGGCCATGATCTTCGAAGAATAGGAATAATTTCCGGAAAGGAAATTGGGACAATGCTGCAGGAACTTCGGGATACGTGGAAAAGAAGTGGTTACCTTATGGATAAGGAAGAGCTATTGAGTATTGTAAAAAATCCTTGA
- the trnt1 gene encoding CCA tRNA nucleotidyltransferase 1, mitochondrial isoform X2, whose amino-acid sequence MMKIIVSSAVRIPVSTNTEITNTLFFGLASWTKIYGGVHNQNFEITTLRVDVATDGRHAEVQFTTDWQTDAERRDLTINSMFLGLDGTLYDYFNGHEDLKNKKIRFVGDPSHRIQEDYLRIMRYFRFYGRIAKELGDHDPKTLKSIKQHAKGMAGISGERIWFELKKMLVGNHVAHLLALMYELDVAQYIGLPVIEGNLEELNKVCNNVQHHAPKPMTVLSALFRTQDDVLRLDLRLKISKEEKQLGLFLVKYRRDLLKADGSDPLKPYRDFVIDSREPDMQNKVCELLKYQGEEKLLKEMEQWTMPRFPVSGHDLRRIGIISGKEIGTMLQELRDTWKRSGYLMDKEELLSIVKNP is encoded by the exons atgatgaaaattattGTGTCATCAGCAGTTAGAATACCAGTCTCTACGAATACTGAGATAACCAAtacactcttctttggcttggcttcgtggacgaagatttatggaggg GTGCATAATCAGAACTTTGAGATTACTACATTGCGAGTTGATGTTGCCACAGATGGAAGGCATGCTGAAGTACAGTTCACAACAGATTGGCAGACAGATGCAGAACGAAGAGATCTCACAATCAACTCAATGTTTTTAG GCCTTGATGGTACTTTGTATGATTACTTCAATGGCCATGAGGATCTGAAAAACAAGAAAATTCGATTTGTTGGTGATCCATCACACAGGATACAAGAAGATTATTTGAGAATAATGCGATATTTTAG GTTTTATGGCAGAATTGCCAAAGAATTGGGAGACCATGATCCCAAGACCCTGAAGTCGATAAAGCAACATGCAAAGGGCATGGCTGGAATTTCAGGGGAAAGAATCTGGTTTGAGCTGAAAAAAATGCTAGTTGGAAACCATGTTGCACACCTTCTCGCTCTAATGTATGAACTGGATGTAGCCCAGTATATTG GATTGCCAGTCATTGAGGGCAACCTGGAAGAACTAAACAAGGTGTGCAACAATGTGCAACATCACGCTCCAAAGCCCATGACAGTTCTCTCAGCACTGTTTCGAACACAAGATGATGTTCTCAGACTTGACTTGCGATTAAAAATTTCAAAAGAAGAAAAACAACTTGGTTTATTCCTAGTTAAGTATCGAAGAGATTTGTTGAAGGCAGATGGCTCTGATCCACTAAAACCTTACAGAGATTTCGTCATTgat TCCAGAGAACCAGATATGCAAAACAAAGTGTGTGAATTGCTGAAGTACCAAGGAGAGGAGAAATTACTGAAGGAAATGGAACAGTGGACTATGCCACGCTTTCCTGTTAGTGGCCATGATCTTCGAAGAATAGGAATAATTTCCGGAAAGGAAATTGGGACAATGCTGCAGGAACTTCGGGATACGTGGAAAAGAAGTGGTTACCTTATGGATAAGGAAGAGCTATTGAGTATTGTAAAAAATCCTTGA